A single region of the Vanessa atalanta chromosome Z, ilVanAtal1.2, whole genome shotgun sequence genome encodes:
- the LOC125075894 gene encoding flotillin-1 isoform X1, whose translation MTWGFVTCGPNEALVVSGCCYSKPLLVPGGRAFVWPAIQRVQRISLNTMTLQVESPTVYTSQGVPISVTGIAQVKIQGQNAEMLLSACEQFLGKSEQEIQHIALVTLEGHQRAIMGSMTVEEIYKDRKIFSKKVFEVASSDLINMGITVVSYTLKDIRDEEGYLKALGMARTAEVKRDARIGEAEAQAEAKIKEAMAEEQRMASRFLNDTEIAKAQRDFELKKAAYDVEVQTKKAEAEMAYELQAAKTKQRIKEEQMQIAVVERSQEINVQKWEVQRREKELEATVRRPAEAEKFRLEKLAEAHRLKTVLEAEAEAEAVKVRGEAEAYAIKAKAVADAEQMAKKADAWKEYGSAAMVDMMLETLPKVAAEVAAPLSQARKVTMVSCGGGDVGAAKLTGEVLSIVQCIPELVKGVTGVDISKIKGLRAV comes from the exons atgacttgGGGCTTTGTTACGTGTGGTCCAAATGAGGCACTCGTTGTATCAG GATGTTGCTATTCAAAACCTTTACTTGTGCCTGGTGGGCGGGCATTTGTATGGCCTGCAATACAGCGGGTTCAGAGAATATCACTTAACACTATGACCCTGCAAGTTGAATCTCCAACGGTCTACACTAGCCAGGGAGTTCCTATATCAGTCACAGGCATCGCACAG gtCAAAATCCAAGGTCAGAATGCTGAAATGTTGTTGTCCGCATGTGAACAATTCCTCGGTAAATCCGAACAAGAGATTCAGCACATTGCTCTCGTTACCTTAGAGGGACATCAGCGTGCTATCATGGGATCGATGACTGttgaagaaatatataaagacaGAAAAATTTTCTCAAAGAag gTATTCGAAGTGGCTTCCAGTGATTTGATAAATATGGGGATCACAGTCGTATCTTACACCTTGAAAGATATAAGGGATGAAGAG GGTTATCTAAAAGCATTGGGTATGGCTCGTACGGCCGAAGTGAAGCGCGATGCTCGTATAGGAGAGGCGGAAGCACAAGCGGAAGCGAAAATTAAAGAAGCCATGGCGGAGGAGCAACGCATGGCTTCACGGTTCCTCAATGACACGGAGATAGCCAAGGCGCAGAGGGACTTCGAACTCAAGAAGGCTGCCTATGATGTCGAGGTGCAAACAAAGAAG gCTGAAGCTGAGATGGCGTACGAGTTACAAGCAGCTAAGACAAAGCAACGCATCAAGGAGGAACAGATGCAAATTGCAGTTGTGGAGCGCTCGCAAGAGATTAATGTCCAGAAGTGGGAGGTCCAGAGACGTGAGAAGGAATTAGAGGCGACTGTGCGCAG accgGCCGAAGCAGAGAAATTCAGATTGGAGAAGTTGGCGGAAGCACACCGGCTTAAAACTGTTCTGGAAGCAGAAGCTGAAGCTGAGGCTGTAAAAGTTCGCGGTGAA GCTGAAGCGTATGCTATCAAAGCTAAGGCCGTGGCGGATGCAGAGCAGATGGCGAAGAAGGCAGACGCTTGGAAGGAGTATGGTTCAGCGGCTATGGTAGACATGATGCTTGAGACATTACCCAAG GTTGCCGCGGAGGTGGCGGCGCCACTGTCGCAGGCTCGCAAGGTGACGATGGTCTCGTGTGGCGGCGGCGACGTGGGAGCAGCGAAACTTACGGGAGAAGTACTCAGTATCGTACAATGTATTCCTGAACTCGTCAAGGGCGTCACCGGCGTCGACATATCTAAAATCAAG
- the LOC125075894 gene encoding flotillin-1 isoform X2 — protein sequence MTWGFVTCGPNEALVVSGCCYSKPLLVPGGRAFVWPAIQRVQRISLNTMTLQVESPTVYTSQGVPISVTGIAQVKIQGQNAEMLLSACEQFLGKSEQEIQHIALVTLEGHQRAIMGSMTVEEIYKDRKIFSKKVFEVASSDLINMGITVVSYTLKDIRDEEGYLKALGMARTAEVKRDARIGEAEAQAEAKIKEAMAEEQRMASRFLNDTEIAKAQRDFELKKAAYDVEVQTKKAEAEMAYELQAAKTKQRIKEEQMQIAVVERSQEINVQKWEVQRREKELEATVRRPAEAEKFRLEKLAEAHRLKTVLEAEAEAEAVKVRGEAEAYAIKAKAVADAEQMAKKADAWKEYGSAAMVDMMLETLPKVAAEVAAPLSQARKVTMVSCGGGDVGAAKLTGEVLSIVQCIPELVKGVTGVDISKIKTVEASMIPTPTARGDSARKLR from the exons atgacttgGGGCTTTGTTACGTGTGGTCCAAATGAGGCACTCGTTGTATCAG GATGTTGCTATTCAAAACCTTTACTTGTGCCTGGTGGGCGGGCATTTGTATGGCCTGCAATACAGCGGGTTCAGAGAATATCACTTAACACTATGACCCTGCAAGTTGAATCTCCAACGGTCTACACTAGCCAGGGAGTTCCTATATCAGTCACAGGCATCGCACAG gtCAAAATCCAAGGTCAGAATGCTGAAATGTTGTTGTCCGCATGTGAACAATTCCTCGGTAAATCCGAACAAGAGATTCAGCACATTGCTCTCGTTACCTTAGAGGGACATCAGCGTGCTATCATGGGATCGATGACTGttgaagaaatatataaagacaGAAAAATTTTCTCAAAGAag gTATTCGAAGTGGCTTCCAGTGATTTGATAAATATGGGGATCACAGTCGTATCTTACACCTTGAAAGATATAAGGGATGAAGAG GGTTATCTAAAAGCATTGGGTATGGCTCGTACGGCCGAAGTGAAGCGCGATGCTCGTATAGGAGAGGCGGAAGCACAAGCGGAAGCGAAAATTAAAGAAGCCATGGCGGAGGAGCAACGCATGGCTTCACGGTTCCTCAATGACACGGAGATAGCCAAGGCGCAGAGGGACTTCGAACTCAAGAAGGCTGCCTATGATGTCGAGGTGCAAACAAAGAAG gCTGAAGCTGAGATGGCGTACGAGTTACAAGCAGCTAAGACAAAGCAACGCATCAAGGAGGAACAGATGCAAATTGCAGTTGTGGAGCGCTCGCAAGAGATTAATGTCCAGAAGTGGGAGGTCCAGAGACGTGAGAAGGAATTAGAGGCGACTGTGCGCAG accgGCCGAAGCAGAGAAATTCAGATTGGAGAAGTTGGCGGAAGCACACCGGCTTAAAACTGTTCTGGAAGCAGAAGCTGAAGCTGAGGCTGTAAAAGTTCGCGGTGAA GCTGAAGCGTATGCTATCAAAGCTAAGGCCGTGGCGGATGCAGAGCAGATGGCGAAGAAGGCAGACGCTTGGAAGGAGTATGGTTCAGCGGCTATGGTAGACATGATGCTTGAGACATTACCCAAG GTTGCCGCGGAGGTGGCGGCGCCACTGTCGCAGGCTCGCAAGGTGACGATGGTCTCGTGTGGCGGCGGCGACGTGGGAGCAGCGAAACTTACGGGAGAAGTACTCAGTATCGTACAATGTATTCCTGAACTCGTCAAGGGCGTCACCGGCGTCGACATATCTAAAATCAAG